In a genomic window of Candidatus Chazhemtobacterium aquaticus:
- a CDS encoding gluconeogenesis factor YvcK family protein — MKQPNIVTFGGGTGSPVIIKSLIEAGFTNIKAISSATDSGGKTGSIRSDERDRVIAVCDLLRNLLALIPNHRHTKQLTTFTDLFSYTDGRNRNLGYTIYYALLEKYNNDFLSVQKHLEQLLSIRFAGTAIPVTLSPANLHFTTNSGKLFYGEHELDRQSMSKDSVKSIWLKPSVPATPLALEAISSADYLIYSPGSLYGSIIANFLPTGIIKALQQSSAHKILITNLVSTRNETHRFTPLDYLHLFRLYTRLDQPFDTIITPYLSTKEFNHRYPNIAHSYAQEHSHFLGWTKAQSNKLPSSIHVISANHFSITQKYSRLRHDPQKLGQILRKIISNH, encoded by the coding sequence ATGAAGCAACCAAACATCGTTACTTTTGGCGGCGGCACTGGCTCCCCTGTTATCATCAAAAGTCTGATTGAAGCTGGCTTTACCAACATCAAAGCCATCTCCTCCGCCACTGACTCCGGTGGCAAGACTGGTTCTATCCGCTCCGATGAGCGAGACCGTGTTATTGCCGTCTGCGACCTATTACGCAACCTACTTGCCCTTATTCCCAATCATCGCCACACCAAACAACTTACTACCTTCACTGATCTCTTCTCCTACACCGATGGACGCAACCGCAATCTAGGTTACACCATCTACTATGCTCTACTAGAAAAGTACAACAATGACTTTTTAAGTGTTCAAAAACATTTAGAACAACTTCTCTCCATCCGTTTTGCAGGTACCGCCATTCCCGTTACCTTATCCCCCGCCAATCTCCACTTCACTACTAACTCAGGTAAGCTTTTCTATGGCGAACACGAACTGGATCGTCAAAGTATGTCCAAAGACTCAGTCAAAAGCATCTGGCTTAAACCATCTGTTCCAGCTACCCCTCTAGCCCTTGAAGCAATCAGCTCAGCCGACTATCTTATCTACTCTCCCGGCAGCCTCTATGGTTCCATCATTGCCAATTTCCTCCCCACTGGCATTATCAAAGCTCTTCAGCAATCCTCTGCCCACAAAATCCTTATCACCAATCTTGTCTCCACCCGCAACGAAACCCACCGCTTCACTCCTCTAGATTACCTCCACCTCTTCCGTCTCTATACTCGCCTAGACCAACCTTTTGACACCATCATCACCCCATATCTCTCCACCAAAGAATTCAACCACCGTTATCCAAACATTGCTCACAGCTACGCCCAAGAACACTCTCACTTCCTAGGCTGGACCAAAGCTCAATCTAACAAACTCCCTTCCTCTATTCATGTCATCTCCGCCAACCACTTCTCCATCACCCAAAAATACTCACGCCTCCGTCACGATCCTCAAAAACTCGGGCAAATCCTCAGAAAAATCATCTCTAATCACTAA
- a CDS encoding glucose-1-phosphate thymidylyltransferase, with amino-acid sequence MKGLVPIGGRGTRMRPVTYSVNKHFIPVANKMLVEYPIMTLIKAGIKEIGITYNPGQLEYAKEVLGDGRKWGAKFWYILQPEPKGLANIVEVAEDFLKGSRFVFHLGDNIFVDGIDDLVESFDKGDMEGMVTMVEHEENVRMGVPYFDKKGRLLKYVEKPKKPPHKMAVPGLYFLSDSAFGAFRGRNRLRPSARGEYEIPDLYQWMIDKGLRIEVRKYGGMWLDPGKFGDWLESNQYLLDRLAERKILGKVDKDSRVEGRVEIGKRSRVINSVIRGPVRIGDGVVVKDSFIGPYTSIYHGSKIVGCRVENSVLMEGVELDNMPKVIDNSILGNNTLVKSVSQNGALGMFLGEGSRVEW; translated from the coding sequence ATGAAGGGACTGGTGCCGATAGGAGGACGAGGGACAAGAATGAGGCCGGTGACGTATAGTGTGAATAAGCATTTTATTCCGGTGGCAAACAAGATGTTGGTGGAGTATCCGATCATGACTTTGATTAAAGCGGGTATAAAGGAGATTGGGATTACATATAATCCTGGTCAGCTTGAGTATGCAAAAGAGGTGTTGGGTGATGGAAGAAAGTGGGGAGCTAAGTTTTGGTATATTTTGCAACCTGAACCTAAGGGGCTGGCTAATATTGTGGAGGTAGCGGAAGATTTTTTGAAAGGAAGTCGGTTTGTATTTCACTTAGGAGATAATATTTTCGTAGATGGTATCGATGATTTGGTAGAGAGTTTTGATAAAGGTGATATGGAAGGAATGGTGACGATGGTAGAACATGAAGAGAATGTAAGAATGGGGGTGCCGTATTTTGATAAGAAGGGGAGATTGCTTAAGTACGTGGAGAAGCCTAAGAAACCGCCACACAAGATGGCAGTGCCGGGATTGTATTTCTTGAGTGATAGCGCTTTTGGAGCTTTTCGAGGAAGAAATAGACTCAGACCGTCGGCAAGGGGTGAGTATGAAATCCCGGACTTGTATCAGTGGATGATTGATAAGGGGTTAAGAATTGAGGTGAGAAAATATGGAGGTATGTGGTTAGATCCGGGTAAGTTTGGTGATTGGCTGGAGAGTAATCAGTATCTGCTTGATAGATTAGCTGAGAGGAAGATTCTGGGTAAGGTGGATAAGGACTCAAGGGTTGAAGGAAGGGTGGAGATTGGAAAGAGGAGCAGGGTGATTAACTCGGTGATTAGGGGTCCGGTGAGAATTGGTGATGGAGTGGTGGTTAAGGATAGTTTTATTGGACCATATACAAGTATCTATCATGGAAGTAAGATTGTTGGCTGTCGGGTAGAGAACTCGGTCTTAATGGAGGGGGTTGAGTTGGATAATATGCCAAAAGTGATTGATAACAGTATTTTGGGAAATAACACGTTGGTTAAGTCAGTTAGTCAGAATGGGGCATTGGGTATGTTTTTGGGTGAGGGATCAAGGGTGGAGTGGTAG
- the secE gene encoding preprotein translocase subunit SecE, whose product MAPSSSNSKNTGLLAFLRSVKVELDLVKWPDRQETIRLTTIVVVASLIVAIYIGGLDYIFTQLVTLIVTR is encoded by the coding sequence ATGGCCCCTTCATCATCAAACTCAAAAAACACTGGTCTACTTGCCTTTTTACGCTCTGTTAAGGTAGAATTAGACCTCGTCAAATGGCCTGACCGCCAAGAGACAATTAGGCTCACTACTATTGTCGTAGTCGCCAGCCTAATCGTCGCCATATACATAGGCGGCCTTGATTATATATTTACTCAACTAGTCACTCTCATAGTCACTCGTTAA
- the nusG gene encoding transcription termination/antitermination protein NusG has protein sequence MATKKSSTIKKIKKVKKTKKSKLTKANPHHLIISKTENPKAHWYVIHTYAAHELKTAKTLEQKVLTLGLDNYIKEILIPTQEKIKINKGKKSTIQEKIFPGYLLIRMEVNDDSWLAVRTTQGITGFVGTGSQPTRLPQEEVDAIKKFISQETPKFQASFSLGEAIKIVEGPFADMLGTVNKIDEDKGKVTVLVSIFGRETPVELDFLQVSKI, from the coding sequence ATGGCAACCAAAAAGTCTTCCACCATTAAAAAAATCAAAAAGGTAAAAAAGACCAAAAAGTCTAAACTCACTAAGGCCAATCCCCACCACCTCATTATCTCCAAGACCGAGAACCCCAAAGCCCACTGGTATGTCATTCACACCTACGCCGCTCACGAACTTAAAACCGCCAAGACTCTGGAACAAAAAGTCTTGACCTTAGGTCTTGATAACTATATCAAAGAGATCCTCATTCCCACTCAAGAAAAAATCAAGATCAATAAGGGTAAAAAATCCACCATCCAAGAAAAAATCTTCCCCGGCTATCTCCTTATTCGCATGGAGGTCAATGACGACTCCTGGCTAGCTGTTCGTACCACCCAAGGCATCACTGGCTTTGTCGGTACCGGTTCACAACCCACTCGCCTTCCCCAAGAAGAAGTTGATGCCATCAAAAAATTCATCTCTCAGGAGACTCCCAAATTCCAAGCCTCCTTCTCACTAGGCGAAGCCATCAAAATCGTCGAGGGTCCATTTGCAGACATGCTTGGTACCGTCAACAAGATTGACGAGGACAAAGGTAAGGTCACCGTTCTTGTCTCCATCTTCGGTCGCGAAACTCCAGTCGAACTCGATTTTCTCCAAGTCTCCAAGATCTAA
- a CDS encoding Kazal-type serine protease inhibitor family protein produces MNSKTLLAALPLALITGALASAIIFFPDSKDIRPRASDPATFNPSPTLTPTTTPDSPTAQPEIVCSDLYSPVCGSDNLTYDSACEAQLAGVQVISDSPCPQTN; encoded by the coding sequence ATGAACTCCAAAACTCTGCTAGCCGCTCTGCCACTAGCTCTAATCACCGGCGCCTTAGCCAGTGCCATTATCTTCTTCCCCGACTCCAAAGACATCAGACCCCGTGCCTCAGACCCAGCCACTTTCAACCCTTCCCCCACCCTAACTCCAACCACTACTCCAGATTCACCCACAGCTCAACCAGAAATAGTCTGTAGCGACCTATACTCTCCCGTCTGTGGATCCGACAATCTCACCTACGACTCAGCTTGTGAAGCCCAACTTGCCGGCGTTCAAGTCATCTCCGACTCTCCTTGTCCACAAACCAACTAA
- the rplK gene encoding 50S ribosomal protein L11, giving the protein MAAKKVKTILKLNLQAGAATPAPPTGPALGQHGVPIMDFVNQYNEATKDLRGQVVPAVVTIYEDRTFTFVTKLAPVADLIKQTLKLKKGAANVKKDTAGTLSQAQLKEIAEKKLQDLNTTDVEAAMKIVSGTARSMGVKISK; this is encoded by the coding sequence ATGGCTGCTAAAAAAGTAAAAACCATTCTTAAACTCAATCTCCAAGCCGGAGCTGCCACTCCAGCCCCCCCTACCGGACCAGCTCTAGGACAACACGGTGTCCCTATCATGGACTTCGTTAATCAATACAACGAAGCCACCAAAGATCTAAGAGGCCAGGTCGTCCCCGCCGTTGTCACTATCTATGAGGACCGCACCTTCACCTTTGTCACCAAGTTAGCTCCTGTTGCCGACCTGATCAAACAAACTCTAAAACTTAAAAAAGGCGCCGCCAATGTCAAAAAAGACACCGCCGGTACTCTCTCTCAAGCTCAACTAAAAGAAATCGCCGAGAAAAAACTTCAAGACCTTAACACCACCGATGTTGAGGCTGCCATGAAGATCGTCTCCGGCACTGCTCGCTCCATGGGCGTCAAAATCAGTAAATAA